From the Pseudarthrobacter sp. MM222 genome, one window contains:
- a CDS encoding ABC transporter ATP-binding protein, translating to MLIGLLGRLLAAHKGLVLAIVLLQLVQTTANLLLPTLNAAIIDDGIVGRNPAAIADFGVRMAVTAAVQVVAAVAACYLGAGLAMEVGRQLRDELFAKVQSFSSQEVAEFGAASLVTRATNDVAQIQNLAVLVFTMLVAAPAIFLGGIVLAMQQDLALSGIVVAVVPVLAVIMAVIVRRLVPLYRAGQGLIDRISRVLREQIIGANVIRGFVRQDHEIRRFDGANRELTRNNLHSALLVAGMMPMIMLVVNLSSVAVVWFGGHRIQSGEMRLGALTAFIAYILQILIAIMMAMFVFMTAPRAAACAERIRAVLDTAPAIADGPAPADAGFDGARPGDGTVEFRNVSFAYPGAEAPVLENVSFTAVPGTTTAIIGATGSGKSTLLNLLPRFLGTTAGQITIGGRDIRDLPLATLRGLVALVPQHSYLFSGTLADNLRMGSPEATDEELWDVLTAAQAAGFVRRLPQGLLSPVSQGGTNFSGGQRQRLCIARALLRRAASVCLFDDSFSALDYGTDYRLRKALEPLLRAATVLVVAERVATIVDAGLILVLENGRLVAQGTHHELMESSPSYQEIAASQLVLEDTP from the coding sequence GTGCTGATTGGCCTGTTGGGGCGCCTGTTAGCTGCCCACAAGGGACTAGTGCTTGCCATCGTTCTCCTGCAGCTCGTGCAGACCACCGCCAATCTGCTGCTGCCCACCCTCAATGCCGCCATCATCGACGACGGCATTGTCGGCCGCAATCCGGCGGCCATCGCGGATTTCGGCGTCCGGATGGCCGTGACGGCAGCGGTGCAGGTCGTCGCGGCCGTTGCTGCCTGCTACCTGGGCGCTGGCCTGGCCATGGAGGTGGGCCGGCAGTTGCGCGACGAGCTTTTTGCCAAGGTCCAGTCCTTCTCCTCCCAGGAAGTCGCCGAGTTCGGCGCCGCCAGCCTGGTGACCCGGGCCACCAACGACGTCGCCCAGATCCAGAACCTCGCGGTCCTGGTGTTCACCATGCTGGTCGCCGCGCCCGCCATCTTCCTCGGCGGCATTGTGCTGGCCATGCAGCAGGACCTGGCGCTGTCGGGCATCGTCGTTGCCGTCGTGCCGGTGCTCGCCGTGATCATGGCCGTGATCGTGCGGCGCCTCGTTCCGCTCTACCGGGCCGGCCAGGGGCTCATCGACCGGATCAGCCGGGTACTGCGTGAGCAGATCATCGGTGCCAACGTCATCCGCGGCTTCGTCCGGCAGGACCATGAAATCCGCCGGTTCGACGGCGCCAACAGGGAACTCACCCGGAACAACCTGCACTCGGCCCTGCTGGTCGCCGGGATGATGCCGATGATCATGCTCGTGGTCAATCTGTCCTCCGTCGCCGTTGTCTGGTTCGGCGGGCACCGGATCCAGTCCGGCGAGATGAGGCTGGGAGCCCTGACGGCATTCATCGCCTACATCCTGCAGATCCTGATCGCGATCATGATGGCCATGTTCGTCTTCATGACCGCCCCGCGTGCAGCCGCGTGCGCGGAACGCATCCGGGCGGTCCTGGACACGGCACCTGCCATCGCGGACGGCCCTGCCCCGGCGGACGCCGGCTTTGACGGCGCCCGACCTGGCGACGGCACCGTGGAGTTCCGTAACGTCTCGTTCGCCTACCCGGGCGCCGAGGCGCCGGTGCTCGAGAACGTCAGCTTCACGGCAGTTCCAGGCACAACGACGGCGATCATCGGCGCCACCGGCAGCGGCAAAAGCACGCTCCTGAACCTGCTGCCCCGGTTCCTGGGCACCACAGCTGGGCAGATCACGATCGGCGGCCGCGACATCCGGGACCTGCCGCTGGCGACGCTCCGCGGTCTGGTCGCTTTGGTGCCGCAACACTCCTACCTGTTTTCCGGGACGCTCGCCGACAACCTGCGGATGGGGTCGCCGGAGGCCACCGACGAGGAACTTTGGGACGTGCTCACCGCGGCCCAGGCGGCCGGCTTCGTCCGGCGCTTACCGCAGGGACTGCTGTCACCGGTCAGCCAGGGCGGCACCAACTTCTCCGGCGGCCAGCGGCAGCGGCTCTGCATTGCCCGCGCGCTGCTTCGGCGCGCCGCCTCCGTCTGCCTCTTCGACGACAGCTTCTCGGCCCTTGACTACGGCACCGACTACCGGCTGCGGAAGGCCCTCGAGCCCCTGTTGCGCGCCGCCACGGTACTGGTCGTTGCCGAGCGCGTAGCCACCATCGTGGACGCGGGACTGATCCTGGTGCTGGAAAACGGCCGCCTCGTGGCGCAGGGCACGCACCACGAGCTGATGGAGTCCTCACCGAGCTACCAGGAGATTGCAGCTTCCCAGCTCGTGCTGGAGGACACCCCGTGA
- a CDS encoding ABC transporter ATP-binding protein, giving the protein MAGVIAATCAFVILNVTAPKYLGDATDVVVDSVLGGTFDQGKLAGLLTAVSLLYLGASVFSWIQGALAATAVQRLSYGLRSSVEEKMHVLTSSHFDDQHRGDVLSRATNDVDNISQALNQLLNQLIMSLLMLSAALVMMLWISPVLAVIALVSVPVSAVITVLMARKSQVHFTEQWGSTGELQAQLEEFFTGHEVIKAFGRQDTVAAAFRESNRRLSRASTRAQYVSGVVQPLMVFVSNLNYVAVAVVGALQVTAGAMTIGGLQAFIQFSRLFSQPMGQVAGMLTLLQSCLTSADRVFALLDAPEITAEPPARQSAAPPAVPARKPGMPGSTGRIAFERASFSYHPGSPAVRDLSFTVEPGQSVAIVGHTGAGKTTVVNLLMRFYELDSGRITLDGTDIAVLPRDELRSALSVVLQDAWLFTGTIRENIEYGRPGASESEILAAAQASHVDQFVRSLPDGYATMLGNDGDSLSRGQRQLVSIARAQLAGRSILVLDEATSSVDSRTEVQIRQAMQRLRHGRTSFVIAHRLSTVRDADLILVMDHGRIVEHGTHHQLLAVGGLYTDLYAAQFAPREQRPGRRGPEQ; this is encoded by the coding sequence ATGGCAGGCGTCATTGCGGCCACTTGCGCCTTCGTGATCCTCAATGTCACAGCCCCCAAGTATCTGGGAGACGCCACCGACGTCGTGGTTGACAGCGTCCTGGGCGGAACCTTTGATCAGGGGAAGCTGGCGGGACTGCTGACCGCCGTCTCCCTTCTGTACCTCGGGGCCTCGGTGTTCAGCTGGATCCAGGGAGCGCTGGCGGCCACGGCCGTGCAGCGCTTGAGCTACGGTCTCCGTTCCTCCGTCGAGGAGAAAATGCACGTGCTGACCTCCAGCCATTTCGACGACCAGCACCGGGGCGATGTCCTCAGCCGCGCCACCAACGACGTCGACAACATTTCCCAGGCCCTGAACCAGCTCCTGAACCAGCTGATCATGTCCCTGCTGATGCTCTCCGCGGCACTCGTGATGATGCTGTGGATCTCACCCGTCCTGGCGGTGATCGCCCTGGTCTCCGTGCCCGTGTCCGCCGTGATCACGGTCCTGATGGCCCGGAAGTCCCAGGTCCATTTCACGGAACAGTGGGGGAGCACAGGTGAGCTGCAGGCGCAGTTGGAGGAATTCTTCACCGGGCATGAGGTCATCAAGGCGTTCGGGCGGCAGGACACCGTGGCGGCGGCATTCCGCGAGAGCAACAGGAGGCTCAGCCGGGCCAGCACCCGCGCCCAGTACGTCTCGGGCGTGGTTCAGCCGTTGATGGTATTCGTGTCCAACCTCAACTACGTCGCGGTCGCCGTCGTCGGCGCCCTCCAGGTCACGGCCGGCGCCATGACGATCGGGGGTCTGCAGGCCTTCATCCAGTTCAGCCGGCTTTTCAGCCAGCCGATGGGCCAGGTCGCCGGAATGCTGACACTTCTGCAATCCTGCCTGACCTCGGCAGACCGGGTCTTCGCCCTGTTGGACGCCCCCGAAATCACGGCCGAGCCGCCGGCACGGCAGAGCGCAGCGCCGCCTGCTGTGCCCGCCCGGAAACCCGGGATGCCGGGGTCCACGGGCCGCATCGCCTTCGAGCGGGCCAGCTTCAGCTACCACCCGGGTTCTCCCGCGGTCCGGGATCTCTCCTTCACGGTGGAGCCGGGGCAGTCCGTTGCGATCGTGGGCCACACCGGCGCCGGCAAGACCACCGTCGTGAACCTGCTCATGCGGTTCTACGAACTGGACTCCGGACGGATCACGCTCGATGGCACCGACATTGCTGTACTGCCCCGCGACGAGTTGCGATCCGCCCTCAGCGTCGTGCTGCAGGACGCGTGGCTGTTCACCGGCACCATCCGGGAGAACATCGAGTACGGCCGGCCAGGCGCCAGCGAGTCCGAGATACTCGCCGCCGCGCAGGCCAGCCACGTGGACCAGTTTGTCCGCTCGCTGCCGGACGGATACGCCACCATGCTCGGCAACGACGGCGACTCCCTCAGCCGGGGGCAGCGACAGCTCGTCTCGATCGCAAGGGCGCAGCTGGCCGGGCGCAGCATCCTGGTCCTGGACGAGGCCACCAGCTCCGTGGACAGCCGCACCGAGGTACAGATCCGGCAGGCGATGCAGCGGCTCCGGCACGGCCGCACGAGCTTCGTGATTGCCCACCGCTTGTCCACCGTCCGGGACGCTGATCTAATTCTGGTCATGGACCACGGACGGATTGTTGAACACGGCACCCACCACCAGCTGCTGGCGGTGGGCGGGCTGTACACGGATCTGTATGCAGCACAGTTCGCCCCTCGCGAACAGCGCCCGGGCCGCCGGGGGCCGGAACAGTGA
- a CDS encoding GntR family transcriptional regulator, which produces MTPAESVADRFPGVWKPNQASSVPLFEQLRLNIIERADNGTLAPGTRLPAVRNLAAELGVAPHTVARAYKELEAAGIVATRGRNGTVVCARDEAWSSLSAAAADFAAAAKAQGASFAEAVQLLAAAYDRE; this is translated from the coding sequence GTGACCCCGGCCGAGAGCGTTGCCGACCGGTTTCCCGGAGTCTGGAAACCAAACCAGGCCAGCTCGGTCCCGCTGTTCGAACAGCTCCGGCTCAACATCATCGAACGGGCGGACAATGGCACTCTGGCCCCGGGCACCCGGCTGCCGGCGGTCCGCAACCTTGCCGCCGAACTGGGCGTCGCACCGCACACTGTGGCCCGCGCCTACAAGGAACTGGAAGCGGCCGGCATCGTCGCGACCCGGGGCCGCAACGGCACCGTCGTCTGCGCCCGGGACGAGGCCTGGAGTTCGCTGTCCGCCGCCGCCGCGGACTTTGCGGCGGCGGCGAAGGCCCAGGGCGCCAGCTTCGCGGAGGCCGTCCAGTTGCTGGCCGCCGCGTACGACCGGGAATGA
- the uvrA gene encoding excinuclease ABC subunit UvrA, with amino-acid sequence MSRLVVKGAREHNLRNVDLDLPRDSMIVFTGLSGSGKSSLAFDTIFAEGQRRYVESLSAYARQFLGQVDKPDVDFIEGLSPAVSIDQKSTSKNPRSTVGTITEIYDYMRLLWARVGRPHCPVCGEPVTKQTPQQIVDQLLELPEGTRFQVLAPVVRGRKGEFVELFKELTAKGYSRARVDEKLIQLSDPPKLGKQFKHTIEVVVDRLVVKEGISQRLTDSVETALGLAEGRVLAEFVDLEADDAERVRAFSEHLACPNEHPLAIDEIEPRSFSFNNPFGACSACSGIGTKLEVDEELIIPNGELSLSEGAIAPWSLGTATTEYWNRLLGGLAKELGFSMKTPWDKLSEDTRQTVLHGKDHKVVVQYRNRFGRERKYSTGFEGVIQYVHRKHLETDSDKARDRYEEYMRQIPCPVCSGARLNPASLSVLINGHNIAQVAALPMRECADFLNNLVLTDREAQIAHQVLKEIQARLTFLLDVGLEYLNLERPSGTLSGGEAQRIRLATQIGSGLVGVLYVLDEPSIGLHQRDNRRLIETLTRLRDLGNTLIVVEHDEDTIQEADWVVDIGPGAGEHGGMVVHSGSYKELLENTASLTGDYLSGRKQIEIPRKRRKYDKKRELKVVGAKENNLLNVDATFPLGLFTAVTGVSGSGKSTLVNEILYKVLANKLNGAKQVAGRHKLIQGLEHLDKVVHVDQSPIGRTPRSNPATYTGVFDNIRKLFAETTEAKVRGYQPGRFSFNVKGGRCEACSGDGTLKIEMNFLPDVYVPCEVCHGARYNRETLEVHYKGKTIADVLNMPIEEGAEFFAAFSPIARHLSTLVDVGLGYVRLGQPATTLSGGEAQRVKLAAELQKRSNGRSIYVLDEPTTGLHFEDIRKLLMVLQGLVDKGNTVITIEHNLDVIKSADWIVDLGPDGGSGGGRIVASGTPEQVAKSTESHTAAFLADILA; translated from the coding sequence ATGTCCCGCCTGGTGGTCAAGGGCGCGCGCGAACACAACCTGCGGAACGTGGACCTCGACCTGCCGCGGGACTCCATGATCGTCTTCACCGGCTTGTCCGGTTCGGGCAAGTCCTCCCTCGCCTTCGACACGATCTTCGCCGAGGGACAGCGCCGCTACGTCGAGTCGCTCTCCGCCTACGCCCGACAGTTCCTGGGCCAGGTGGACAAGCCCGACGTCGACTTCATCGAAGGCCTCTCGCCCGCGGTTTCGATTGACCAGAAGTCCACGAGCAAGAACCCACGCTCCACCGTGGGCACCATCACGGAGATCTACGACTACATGCGCCTGTTGTGGGCCCGTGTCGGCCGCCCGCACTGCCCTGTTTGCGGGGAACCGGTGACAAAGCAGACCCCGCAGCAGATCGTGGACCAGCTGCTGGAGCTGCCGGAGGGCACCCGCTTCCAGGTCCTGGCACCGGTGGTCCGCGGGCGCAAGGGCGAATTCGTTGAGCTGTTCAAGGAACTGACGGCCAAGGGCTACTCGCGTGCCCGGGTGGACGAGAAGCTCATCCAGCTCAGTGATCCGCCCAAGCTGGGCAAGCAGTTCAAGCACACCATCGAAGTGGTGGTGGACCGGTTGGTGGTCAAGGAGGGCATCAGCCAGCGCCTCACCGACTCGGTGGAGACCGCCCTCGGGCTGGCCGAGGGCCGCGTCCTCGCCGAATTCGTGGACCTCGAAGCCGATGACGCGGAACGCGTCAGGGCGTTCTCCGAGCACCTCGCGTGCCCCAACGAGCACCCGCTCGCGATCGACGAGATCGAACCGCGTTCCTTCTCGTTCAACAACCCCTTCGGCGCATGCTCCGCCTGCAGCGGCATCGGCACGAAGCTCGAAGTCGATGAGGAACTCATCATCCCGAACGGGGAGCTGTCCCTCTCGGAAGGTGCCATCGCGCCCTGGTCCCTCGGGACGGCAACGACGGAATACTGGAACCGGCTGCTCGGCGGGCTGGCCAAGGAACTCGGCTTCTCGATGAAGACCCCGTGGGACAAGCTCTCCGAGGACACCCGCCAAACCGTGCTGCACGGCAAAGACCACAAGGTGGTGGTGCAGTACCGCAACCGCTTCGGCCGGGAACGCAAGTACAGCACCGGCTTTGAGGGCGTCATCCAGTACGTCCACCGCAAGCACCTCGAAACCGACTCGGACAAGGCCCGGGACCGATACGAGGAATACATGCGGCAGATCCCGTGCCCGGTCTGCAGCGGCGCGCGCCTGAACCCGGCATCCCTCTCGGTGCTGATCAACGGCCATAACATCGCCCAGGTAGCTGCCCTGCCGATGCGCGAGTGCGCCGACTTCCTGAACAACCTGGTCCTCACGGACCGCGAGGCCCAGATCGCGCACCAAGTCCTGAAGGAAATTCAGGCCCGGCTGACTTTCCTCCTCGACGTCGGCCTCGAGTACCTGAACCTGGAACGGCCCTCCGGCACGCTCTCCGGCGGCGAAGCCCAGCGGATCCGGCTCGCCACCCAGATTGGCTCCGGCCTCGTCGGCGTTCTCTACGTCCTCGACGAGCCGTCCATCGGGCTGCACCAGCGCGACAACCGCCGCTTGATCGAAACGCTCACTCGGTTGCGGGACCTCGGCAACACCCTGATCGTGGTCGAGCACGACGAAGACACCATCCAGGAGGCCGACTGGGTCGTCGACATCGGACCCGGCGCCGGCGAGCACGGCGGCATGGTGGTCCACTCCGGGTCCTACAAGGAACTGCTGGAGAACACCGCGTCCCTGACCGGTGACTACCTCTCCGGCCGGAAGCAGATCGAGATCCCGCGGAAACGCCGCAAGTACGACAAGAAGCGGGAACTCAAGGTGGTCGGCGCCAAGGAGAACAACCTCCTGAACGTGGACGCCACCTTCCCGCTTGGCCTGTTCACGGCGGTGACGGGCGTCAGCGGCTCCGGCAAGTCAACCCTCGTCAACGAGATTCTCTACAAGGTGCTCGCCAACAAGCTCAACGGCGCCAAGCAGGTGGCCGGACGGCACAAGCTGATCCAGGGCCTGGAACACCTCGACAAGGTCGTGCACGTGGACCAGAGCCCGATCGGGCGCACGCCGCGCTCCAACCCGGCGACCTACACGGGCGTGTTCGACAACATTCGCAAGCTCTTCGCCGAGACCACCGAAGCGAAGGTCCGCGGCTACCAGCCGGGCCGGTTCTCCTTCAACGTCAAGGGCGGCCGCTGCGAAGCCTGCTCCGGTGACGGCACGCTGAAGATCGAAATGAACTTCCTGCCGGACGTCTACGTCCCGTGCGAGGTATGCCACGGTGCCCGGTACAACCGGGAAACGCTGGAGGTGCACTACAAGGGCAAGACCATAGCGGACGTGTTGAACATGCCAATCGAAGAGGGCGCCGAGTTCTTTGCGGCGTTCTCGCCGATCGCCCGGCACCTGTCCACGCTCGTCGACGTCGGGCTCGGCTACGTGCGGCTGGGCCAGCCCGCCACGACGCTTTCCGGCGGCGAGGCCCAGCGGGTAAAGCTCGCGGCGGAACTGCAGAAGCGCTCCAACGGCCGCAGCATCTACGTGCTGGACGAACCCACCACGGGACTGCACTTCGAGGACATCCGGAAGCTGCTCATGGTGCTGCAGGGCCTCGTGGACAAGGGCAACACCGTCATCACCATCGAGCACAACCTCGACGTCATCAAGAGTGCCGACTGGATCGTGGATCTGGGACCCGACGGCGGATCCGGCGGCGGACGCATCGTTGCCTCCGGCACCCCGGAGCAAGTCGCCAAATCCACGGAAAGCCACACGGCAGCCTTCCTGGCCGACATCCTGGCCTGA